One genomic window of Buchnera aphidicola (Greenidea ficicola) includes the following:
- the ygfZ gene encoding tRNA-modifying protein YgfZ: MNKLFFSKKNFFSSKKLSISLINMNEWVIVSVYGKDSKKYLQNQFTCNIYSIVKNKYIHCSHCNIYGKVLTNLYLYYYKKKFFYIIRKNILSFHIQELKKYSIFSKVNILHKKKMLLFGFVGRNIKLFLLKFFKFLPDKKNKIIYYKKITIFWFKKPKERFLFIIHYSQIKFFKKIFNIFSIVNSNQWMALEMESNVPIIDIYNINKFFIQSLNLKIDKKKGCYLGQEAITKIKFKKLNNKYLYLLQCLNEKNIFKYLTDEIIFKNFENKIIYGKILSIVNIDKKFIWIQIILNKKFFIYDNLILYKNKKIKFLVIK, translated from the coding sequence ATGAATAAATTATTTTTTTCAAAAAAAAATTTTTTTTCTTCTAAAAAATTATCTATATCTTTAATTAATATGAATGAATGGGTTATTGTTAGTGTTTATGGTAAAGATTCTAAAAAATATTTACAAAATCAATTTACTTGTAATATATATTCTATTGTTAAAAATAAATATATACATTGTTCGCATTGTAATATTTATGGGAAAGTTTTAACAAATTTATATTTATATTATTATAAAAAAAAATTTTTTTATATTATTCGTAAAAATATTTTATCTTTTCATATTCAAGAATTAAAGAAATATTCTATTTTTTCTAAAGTAAATATTTTACATAAAAAAAAAATGCTTCTTTTTGGATTTGTTGGAAGAAATATAAAATTATTTTTATTAAAGTTTTTTAAATTTTTACCTGATAAAAAAAATAAAATAATATATTATAAAAAAATTACTATTTTTTGGTTTAAAAAACCTAAAGAAAGATTTTTATTTATTATTCATTATTCGCAAATAAAATTTTTTAAAAAAATATTTAATATTTTTTCAATAGTAAATAGTAATCAATGGATGGCTTTAGAAATGGAATCTAATGTTCCAATTATAGATATTTATAATATAAATAAATTTTTTATACAATCTTTAAATTTAAAAATTGATAAAAAAAAAGGTTGTTATTTAGGGCAAGAAGCTATTACTAAAATAAAATTTAAAAAATTAAATAATAAATATTTATATCTTTTACAATGTTTGAATGAAAAAAATATTTTTAAATATTTAACAGATGAAATAATTTTTAAAAATTTTGAAAATAAAATTATTTATGGAAAAATTTTATCTATTGTAAATATTGATAAAAAATTTATATGGATACAAATAATATTAAATAAAAAATTTTTTATATATGATAATTTGATATTATATAAAAATAAAAAAATAAAATTTTTAGTTATAAAATAA
- the lysA gene encoding diaminopimelate decarboxylase: MYNKKKFKITMKIKKKKILKIIKKNKTPIWIYNWNIIKNKIKLLKNFDTVRYAQKALSNINILILMKKIGLKIDAVSIGEIKRGLLSKFKKNDEIIFTSDVIDKKTIKIIIKNKITINAGSTNMLKKIGKKSINHKIWIRINPGFGNGHNKKTNTGGKNSKHGIWNIKKAIKNIKKYKLNLQGLHIHIGSGADYNHLKKVCIAMIKNIIKINITIKSISTGGGLPIPYKKYEKKININKYFNIWNNTRNYISSYLGKKIKLEIEPGRFLVAESGILITKINTIKKINNKKFILINAGFNDFIRPCMYGSYHKISIINKKNKKNKKYIKKKKKFIIGGPICESGDIFTQNKNGNIKTRKLKKIKIGDYLIFHNTGAYGSSMSSNYNTRPLIKEILLKNKKIYIIRKKQKIKDILKLEKKIF; encoded by the coding sequence ATATATAATAAAAAAAAATTTAAAATAACTATGAAAATAAAAAAAAAAAAAATATTAAAAATAATTAAAAAAAACAAAACTCCAATATGGATTTATAACTGGAATATAATTAAAAATAAAATAAAATTATTAAAAAATTTTGATACAGTAAGATACGCACAAAAAGCACTTTCAAATATAAATATTTTAATTTTAATGAAAAAAATAGGATTAAAAATAGATGCAGTATCTATTGGAGAAATAAAAAGAGGATTATTATCAAAATTTAAAAAAAATGATGAAATTATTTTCACATCTGATGTAATAGATAAAAAAACAATAAAAATAATAATTAAAAACAAAATTACTATAAATGCAGGATCAACAAATATGTTAAAAAAAATTGGAAAAAAATCTATCAATCATAAAATTTGGATAAGAATAAACCCTGGATTTGGAAATGGTCATAATAAAAAAACAAATACTGGAGGAAAAAATAGCAAACATGGAATATGGAATATTAAAAAAGCAATAAAAAATATTAAAAAATATAAATTAAATTTACAAGGATTACATATACATATCGGATCTGGAGCAGATTATAATCATTTAAAAAAAGTATGTATAGCAATGATAAAAAATATTATAAAAATTAACATAACAATAAAATCAATATCTACAGGAGGAGGATTACCTATACCATACAAAAAATATGAAAAAAAAATAAACATTAATAAATATTTTAATATTTGGAACAATACAAGAAATTATATATCTTCATACTTAGGAAAAAAAATAAAATTAGAAATAGAACCAGGAAGATTTTTAGTAGCTGAATCTGGAATATTAATTACAAAAATAAATACAATTAAAAAAATAAATAATAAAAAATTTATTTTAATAAATGCAGGATTTAATGACTTTATTAGGCCTTGTATGTATGGAAGTTATCATAAAATATCCATAATCAATAAAAAAAATAAAAAAAATAAAAAATATATAAAAAAAAAAAAAAAATTTATCATTGGAGGTCCAATATGTGAATCAGGAGATATATTTACACAAAATAAAAATGGAAATATAAAAACAAGAAAATTAAAAAAAATTAAAATTGGGGATTATTTAATTTTTCATAACACTGGAGCTTATGGATCTTCTATGTCTTCCAATTATAATACAAGACCTTTAATTAAAGAAATTTTATTAAAAAATAAAAAAATATATATAATAAGAAAAAAACAAAAAATAAAAGATATTTTAAAGTTAGAAAAAAAAATATTTTAA
- the gmk gene encoding guanylate kinase translates to MNNGMLFIISAPSGAGKSSLIKAVLKYKFLKNIQRSISFTTRVMRPGEFNGYHYHFISKKKFFNMKKKKEFLEYEKVFDNYYGTSNKLINKILFQGKDVLLNIDFNGANKILNSIYKIKRIAILPPSKKELYKRLNKRNQDTKKNIYNRIKNLSLDMIHYYKYDYLIINDNFELSVINLCSIIFSERLRFKKQKNIFKNFFKNI, encoded by the coding sequence ATGAATAATGGAATGTTGTTTATTATCTCTGCTCCTAGCGGAGCAGGTAAATCTAGTTTGATTAAAGCTGTTTTAAAATATAAATTTTTAAAAAATATTCAAAGATCTATATCATTTACAACAAGAGTTATGAGACCTGGGGAATTTAATGGTTATCATTATCATTTTATTTCTAAAAAAAAATTTTTTAATATGAAAAAAAAAAAAGAATTTTTAGAATATGAAAAAGTTTTTGATAATTATTATGGAACATCAAATAAATTAATTAATAAAATTTTATTTCAAGGAAAAGATGTTTTATTAAATATAGATTTTAATGGAGCTAATAAAATTTTAAATTCTATATATAAAATTAAACGTATAGCTATTTTACCTCCATCAAAAAAAGAATTATATAAAAGGTTAAATAAAAGAAATCAAGATACAAAAAAAAATATTTATAATCGTATTAAAAATTTGTCATTAGACATGATTCATTATTATAAATATGATTATTTAATTATTAATGATAATTTTGAATTATCTGTGATAAATTTATGTAGTATTATATTTTCAGAACGATTACGTTTTAAAAAACAAAAAAATATTTTTAAAAATTTTTTCAAAAATATTTAA
- the prfB gene encoding peptide chain release factor 2: MLSIKKFKKKINKYEIKNKKIKKILEYNKKKKKIKKINIKLKKPKNWIYNKINKLKKKKKKIKTIIKKIKKINKIIKNNKKIIKTFIKKKKKNYKNKIKKKIKIIKKKIKKIEIYTLFKKKNDYSNCYIDIKAGSGGIDAQDWSKMLFKMYIKWAEKKNFKIKIINKNLGDITGIKSATIKISGPYAFGWAKTETGIHRLVRKSPFTSGNKRHTSFSSIFVYPTIKKNINILIKKSELKIDFYKSSGSGGQHVNKTESAVRITHIPTKTVTQCQNERSQHKNKKTALKQMKAKLYNIKFKKKKIKKKKKNKKKPKIRWGNQIRSYILDNNIIKDLRTGIEIKKIQNVLNGELDLFIKKNLKIKNKKNYEK; this comes from the coding sequence ATGTTATCAATAAAAAAATTTAAAAAAAAAATAAATAAATACGAAATAAAAAATAAAAAAATAAAAAAAATATTAGAATATAATAAAAAAAAAAAAAAAATAAAAAAAATAAATATAAAATTAAAAAAACCAAAAAATTGGATATATAATAAAATAAATAAACTAAAAAAAAAAAAAAAAAAAATAAAAACAATAATAAAAAAAATAAAAAAAATAAATAAAATAATAAAAAATAATAAAAAAATAATAAAAACTTTTATAAAAAAAAAAAAAAAAAATTATAAAAATAAAATTAAAAAAAAAATAAAAATAATTAAAAAAAAAATTAAAAAAATAGAAATATATACTTTATTTAAAAAAAAAAATGATTATTCTAATTGTTATATAGATATAAAAGCAGGATCCGGAGGAATAGATGCACAAGATTGGTCAAAAATGTTATTTAAAATGTATATAAAATGGGCTGAAAAAAAAAATTTTAAAATAAAAATAATCAATAAAAATTTAGGAGATATTACAGGTATAAAATCAGCAACTATAAAAATATCAGGACCTTATGCTTTTGGTTGGGCTAAAACAGAAACCGGAATACATAGATTAGTAAGAAAAAGCCCATTTACTTCAGGAAATAAAAGACACACATCTTTTAGTTCTATCTTTGTTTATCCAACAATAAAAAAAAATATAAATATATTAATAAAAAAATCAGAACTAAAAATTGATTTTTATAAATCATCAGGTTCTGGAGGTCAACATGTCAATAAAACAGAATCAGCAGTAAGAATAACACATATTCCTACAAAAACAGTAACACAATGTCAAAACGAAAGATCACAACATAAAAATAAAAAAACAGCTTTAAAACAAATGAAAGCAAAATTATACAATATAAAATTTAAAAAAAAAAAAATAAAAAAAAAAAAAAAAAATAAAAAAAAACCAAAAATAAGATGGGGAAATCAAATACGTTCTTATATATTAGATAATAATATTATAAAAGATTTAAGAACAGGAATAGAAATTAAAAAAATTCAAAATGTATTAAACGGAGAATTAGATTTATTTATTAAAAAAAATTTAAAAATTAAAAATAAGAAAAATTATGAAAAATAA
- the lysS gene encoding lysine--tRNA ligase, translated as MKNKNIKKKIFSFPNNFKINYTIYQINKNFKKKKKKELKKINIKIKTAGRIIHKRTMGKAMFIIINNIDGKIQLYIKLNNLLNKKKYKKIKKLNLGDIIGAKGKIFKTKTKELSINCIKIILLNKAIKQLPNKFHGLINQEKRYRKRYLDIITNKKIKKIFKTRSKILMYIRKFMNLNDFIEVETPMLQNIPSGASAKPFKTYHNKLNTNMFLRISPELHLKKLIIGGFEKIFEINRNFRNEGISTKHNPEFTMMELYMAYCDYNDLMKITEKLLKFLCLKIYNNTNIKYKKNIFNFNKPFKKISMINAIIKFNPQWKLKNFKNLKKLKKITKNLNIKINKKSKKGKIITKIFEITTEKKIIKPTFIKKYPIEVSPLARKNNKNPNLTDRFELFIGGLEIGNGFSELNDAIEQKKRFSKKNKNYDKEYIKAMKYGLPPTAGLGIGIDRLIMILTNQKSIREVILFPTLKKK; from the coding sequence ATGAAAAATAAAAATATAAAAAAAAAAATTTTTTCCTTTCCTAATAATTTTAAAATTAATTATACAATATATCAAATCAATAAAAATTTTAAAAAAAAAAAAAAAAAAGAATTAAAAAAAATAAACATAAAAATAAAAACAGCTGGAAGAATAATACATAAAAGAACTATGGGAAAAGCAATGTTTATTATAATAAATAATATAGATGGAAAAATACAATTATATATAAAATTAAACAATTTATTAAATAAAAAAAAATATAAAAAAATAAAAAAATTAAATTTAGGTGATATAATTGGAGCAAAAGGAAAAATATTTAAAACTAAAACAAAAGAACTTTCTATAAATTGTATAAAAATAATTTTATTAAATAAAGCAATAAAACAATTACCAAATAAATTTCACGGTTTAATAAATCAAGAAAAAAGATATAGAAAAAGATATTTAGATATTATTACAAACAAAAAAATTAAAAAAATATTTAAAACTCGTTCAAAAATATTAATGTATATAAGAAAATTTATGAATTTAAATGATTTTATTGAAGTAGAAACTCCCATGCTTCAAAATATCCCTAGTGGAGCATCTGCAAAACCATTTAAAACTTATCATAATAAATTAAATACAAATATGTTTTTAAGAATTTCTCCAGAATTACATTTAAAAAAATTAATTATTGGAGGATTTGAAAAAATATTTGAAATTAATAGAAATTTTAGAAATGAAGGAATATCTACAAAACACAATCCAGAATTTACCATGATGGAATTATACATGGCTTATTGTGATTATAATGATTTAATGAAAATAACTGAAAAATTATTAAAATTTTTATGTTTAAAAATTTATAATAATACTAATATTAAATATAAAAAAAATATCTTTAATTTTAATAAACCATTCAAAAAAATATCTATGATTAACGCAATTATAAAATTCAACCCACAATGGAAATTAAAAAATTTTAAAAATTTAAAAAAATTAAAAAAAATAACAAAAAATCTAAATATTAAAATAAATAAAAAAAGCAAAAAAGGAAAAATAATAACAAAAATATTTGAAATAACAACCGAAAAAAAAATAATAAAACCTACATTTATAAAAAAATATCCTATTGAAGTTTCTCCATTAGCAAGAAAAAATAATAAAAATCCAAATTTAACAGATCGTTTTGAATTATTTATCGGAGGTTTAGAAATAGGAAATGGTTTTTCAGAATTAAATGACGCAATAGAACAAAAAAAAAGATTTTCAAAAAAAAACAAAAATTATGACAAAGAATATATAAAAGCAATGAAATACGGATTACCTCCAACAGCAGGTTTAGGAATAGGAATTGATAGATTAATTATGATATTAACAAATCAAAAAAGCATAAGAGAAGTAATTTTATTTCCAACATTAAAAAAAAAATAA
- the typA gene encoding translational GTPase TypA: MNKYVRNIAIIAHVDHGKTTLINQLLKQSGMFKKHKKIQERIMDSHDLEKERGITIFSKITSIKYKKYHINIIDTPGHADFGGEVERILSMVDSVLLIVDAQEGPMPQTRFVTQKAFLHNIKPIVVINKIDKKNSRPNWVIDKIFDLFVDLNATDKQLDFPIIYTSAILGTAGNEYKNMKKNIKPLYKFIIKNTPKPKHKKSKLLQMQISQLDYSKYLGIIGIGKIKKGIIKKNQNVKIITKKKKIYQGKINKILYFCGLKKKEIKKAKAGDIIAITGINKLKISDTICDPNKIKSLPKLKVEKPTVKMLFSVNSSPFCAKEGKYINARNIYERLKKESIHNVSLKIKKTKNNNTFSVSGRGELHLSILIENMRREGFELEVSRPKIIFRKKKQEKQEPYENILIDIKKEHQGTIIKNIGIRKGKLKNLNIDKNKRVQLEYLITSRALIGFRNEFLNITSGTGLFYSAFSHYEKKEKKIIGQRKNGVLISNSTGKALAYAIYHLQNKGILFITHGEKIYEGQIIGLHNRNNDLTVNCITGKKLTNMRASGTDESIILTPCNKMNLETSIDFINDDELIEITPKSIRLRKKFLKENQRKKNKS; encoded by the coding sequence ATGAATAAATATGTAAGAAATATAGCAATTATTGCACATGTTGATCATGGAAAAACAACATTAATAAATCAATTACTTAAACAATCTGGAATGTTTAAAAAACATAAAAAAATACAAGAACGAATTATGGATTCTCATGATTTAGAAAAAGAAAGAGGAATTACAATATTTTCTAAAATAACTTCAATAAAATATAAAAAATATCATATAAATATAATAGATACTCCAGGTCATGCAGATTTTGGTGGAGAAGTAGAAAGAATATTATCAATGGTAGATTCAGTATTATTAATAGTAGATGCTCAAGAAGGACCAATGCCACAAACAAGATTTGTTACACAAAAAGCATTTTTACACAACATCAAACCAATTGTAGTTATTAATAAAATAGATAAAAAAAATTCTAGACCAAATTGGGTAATTGATAAAATATTTGATTTATTTGTTGATCTTAACGCTACAGATAAACAATTAGATTTTCCTATTATTTACACTTCTGCAATATTAGGTACAGCAGGAAATGAATATAAAAATATGAAAAAAAATATTAAACCTTTATATAAATTTATAATAAAAAACACCCCAAAACCAAAACATAAAAAATCAAAATTATTACAAATGCAAATTTCACAATTAGACTATAGTAAATATTTAGGTATTATTGGAATTGGAAAAATTAAAAAAGGAATAATAAAAAAAAATCAAAATGTTAAAATAATAACAAAAAAAAAAAAAATATATCAAGGAAAAATAAATAAGATATTATATTTTTGTGGTTTAAAAAAAAAAGAAATAAAAAAAGCTAAAGCAGGAGATATTATAGCAATAACTGGAATAAATAAATTAAAAATATCAGATACCATATGTGATCCTAACAAAATTAAATCATTACCAAAATTAAAAGTTGAAAAACCAACTGTAAAAATGTTATTTTCAGTAAATTCTTCACCATTTTGTGCAAAAGAAGGAAAATATATCAACGCAAGAAATATTTATGAAAGATTAAAAAAAGAAAGTATACACAATGTTTCTTTAAAAATTAAAAAAACAAAAAATAATAATACTTTTTCAGTGTCAGGAAGAGGAGAATTACATTTATCAATATTAATAGAAAATATGAGAAGAGAAGGATTTGAATTAGAAGTATCTAGACCAAAAATAATTTTTAGAAAAAAAAAACAAGAAAAACAAGAACCTTATGAAAATATATTAATAGATATAAAAAAAGAACATCAAGGTACAATTATAAAAAATATTGGAATTAGAAAAGGAAAATTAAAAAATTTAAATATAGATAAAAATAAAAGAGTTCAATTAGAATATTTAATTACAAGTAGAGCATTAATTGGATTTAGAAACGAATTTTTAAATATAACTTCTGGAACAGGATTATTTTATTCAGCTTTTAGTCATTATGAAAAAAAAGAAAAAAAAATAATAGGACAAAGAAAAAACGGAGTATTAATATCTAATAGTACAGGAAAAGCATTAGCATATGCAATTTATCATTTACAAAATAAAGGAATATTATTTATTACACATGGAGAAAAAATATATGAAGGACAAATAATTGGTTTACATAATAGAAATAATGATTTAACTGTAAATTGTATAACAGGTAAAAAATTAACCAATATGAGAGCTTCAGGAACAGATGAATCTATAATATTAACACCTTGCAATAAAATGAATTTAGAAACATCAATTGATTTTATTAATGATGATGAATTAATAGAAATTACTCCAAAATCTATACGTTTAAGAAAAAAATTTCTTAAAGAAAATCAAAGAAAAAAAAATAAATCTTAA
- a CDS encoding assimilatory sulfite reductase (NADPH) flavoprotein subunit — protein MKDKFICNNFYPLSKEKMKILDNITNNLSNNEISWISGYLWGFSNKINDKNNSIVNETCNIIIMYASQTGNSRLLAEKLYKKFLNLKISVKLFNVYEYKFRNIVNENFFILIISTHGEGEVPDNAFSFYKYLFSNKIKKLNNFYYSVFGLGDKSYEYFCKAGKDFDSRFSKLGGISLLPRVDADIDYKDIFNNWMNKILKIIKKKSKNFNFKNNFSLNNNKIILNKYTKNNPFKANVLINQKITGRNSKKDIYHIEIDLMNSNIKYSPGDALGVWFENDSSLILKILNLLNISKNDLVVYKNKKIKIFLLLKKKYELTVNNFNVTKKYFKYIKNNFIINTLKSNILKLKKYSRYTPIIDMIRYFPINITAEKLLCILRPLTPRLYSISSSQSESDNEIHITVSLVKYIYENFLRFGGSSFYLSNLLQEKKIKIYIVENDNFRLPKDDNASIIMVGAGTGIAPFRSFMQERFFRNAKGKNWLFFGNQSFTEDFLYQLEWQKYYDLGFLTKIDLTWSRDLNNKEKYIQQKIDYRGKILWKWIKKGSYIYICGNAQKMAKEVEKSLLNIFIIYGKMNFDQACNYLNKLKNKKRYQRDIY, from the coding sequence ATGAAAGATAAATTCATTTGTAATAATTTTTATCCTTTAAGTAAAGAAAAAATGAAAATTTTAGATAATATAACGAATAATCTATCTAATAATGAAATTTCTTGGATTTCTGGATATTTATGGGGTTTTTCTAATAAAATCAATGATAAAAATAATAGTATTGTAAATGAAACATGTAATATAATTATAATGTATGCTTCACAAACAGGAAATTCTCGTTTATTAGCAGAAAAATTATATAAAAAATTTTTAAATTTAAAAATTTCAGTTAAATTGTTTAATGTTTATGAATATAAATTCAGAAATATTGTTAATGAAAATTTTTTTATATTAATTATTTCAACGCATGGAGAAGGAGAAGTTCCAGATAACGCTTTTTCTTTTTATAAATATTTATTTTCTAATAAAATAAAAAAATTAAATAATTTTTATTATAGTGTTTTTGGATTAGGGGATAAATCTTATGAATATTTTTGTAAAGCTGGAAAAGATTTTGATTCTCGTTTTTCAAAATTAGGAGGTATTTCATTATTACCGAGAGTTGATGCAGATATAGATTATAAAGATATTTTTAATAATTGGATGAATAAAATATTAAAAATAATAAAAAAAAAAAGTAAAAATTTTAATTTTAAAAATAATTTTTCTTTGAATAATAATAAAATTATATTAAATAAATATACAAAAAACAATCCTTTTAAAGCAAATGTATTAATTAATCAAAAAATTACTGGAAGAAATTCTAAAAAAGATATTTATCATATAGAAATTGATTTAATGAATTCTAATATAAAATATTCACCTGGAGATGCATTAGGTGTATGGTTTGAAAATGATTCTTCTTTAATTTTAAAAATTTTAAATTTATTAAATATTTCTAAAAATGATTTAGTTGTTTATAAAAATAAAAAAATAAAAATTTTTTTATTATTAAAAAAAAAATATGAATTAACAGTAAATAATTTTAATGTAACAAAAAAATATTTTAAATATATTAAAAATAATTTTATTATTAATACTTTAAAATCTAATATTTTGAAGTTGAAAAAATATTCTAGATATACACCAATTATAGATATGATTCGTTATTTTCCAATTAACATAACTGCAGAAAAATTATTGTGTATTTTAAGACCTTTAACTCCTCGTTTATATTCTATTTCTTCTTCACAATCGGAATCAGATAATGAAATACATATTACTGTAAGTTTAGTTAAATATATTTATGAGAATTTTTTAAGATTTGGAGGATCTTCTTTTTATTTATCTAATTTATTACAAGAAAAAAAAATAAAAATTTATATTGTTGAAAATGATAATTTTCGTTTACCAAAAGATGATAATGCTTCTATTATTATGGTAGGAGCAGGAACAGGAATTGCACCTTTTCGATCTTTTATGCAAGAAAGATTTTTTAGAAATGCAAAAGGAAAAAATTGGTTATTTTTTGGGAATCAATCTTTTACGGAAGATTTTTTATATCAATTAGAATGGCAAAAATATTATGATTTAGGTTTTTTAACAAAAATTGATTTAACTTGGTCAAGAGATTTAAATAATAAAGAAAAATATATACAACAAAAAATTGATTATCGTGGAAAAATATTGTGGAAATGGATTAAAAAAGGATCTTATATTTATATTTGTGGTAATGCTCAAAAAATGGCTAAAGAAGTAGAAAAATCTTTATTAAATATATTTATTATTTATGGAAAAATGAATTTTGATCAAGCTTGTAATTATTTAAATAAATTAAAAAATAAAAAACGTTATCAAAGAGATATATATTAA
- the yihA gene encoding ribosome biogenesis GTP-binding protein YihA/YsxC has translation MLIKNFNNTFFYKSISYINRNEICKNIEIAFFGSSNVGKSTLINIITENNKLSIISKKPGSTTMINLFKVLNNFFLVDLPGYGYSKKSKLQKNICNKLIFDYVNYRKQLIGLVFLMDIRNPLKKNDKIFLNIIIKKKIPFVILLTKADKLSFEEIKKKNIYVKKYFLNIKKIKNKIIIFFCNKENIILLRKKILSWFNFIFF, from the coding sequence ATGTTAATAAAAAATTTTAATAATACTTTTTTTTATAAAAGTATTTCTTATATTAATAGAAATGAAATTTGTAAAAATATTGAAATTGCATTTTTTGGTTCTTCTAATGTAGGTAAATCTACTTTAATTAATATTATAACAGAAAATAATAAATTATCTATAATTAGTAAAAAACCTGGTAGTACAACTATGATTAATTTATTTAAAGTATTAAATAATTTTTTTTTAGTAGATCTTCCTGGTTATGGTTATTCTAAGAAATCTAAATTACAAAAAAATATATGTAATAAATTAATTTTTGATTATGTAAATTATAGAAAACAATTAATTGGTTTAGTTTTTTTAATGGATATTAGAAATCCGTTAAAAAAAAATGATAAAATATTTTTAAATATTATTATTAAAAAAAAAATTCCTTTTGTTATTTTATTAACTAAAGCTGATAAATTATCTTTTGAAGAAATAAAAAAAAAAAATATTTATGTAAAAAAATATTTTTTAAATATTAAAAAAATTAAAAATAAAATTATTATTTTTTTTTGTAATAAAGAAAATATAATATTATTAAGAAAAAAAATATTATCTTGGTTTAATTTTATTTTTTTTTAA
- a CDS encoding 5'-3' exonuclease, translated as MNKKYTILIDGHSYLYRSYYALSHIKNKKNEYSGAIYGFIKMINLIIKNYNPKKILIIFDSKKKKNFRKKIFKKYKSNRKKMPKKLIQQFKKLCKILTYFRIQIIILPNTEADDIIGTITKKEKKKNKILIISNDKDFMQLVNKKIKIIRNFKKKPINIKKVIKIYGVKPKSIIDLFALIGDKADNIPGIKGIGKKKALFILKKFNSLNYIYKKKKKIKKLKCKKTIKIIKKIIKNKKKIKLFKKLIKIKKNIKFKIKIKKFKISNILIKKIKKIFKYYNFKTWVKQINNKTWLKKKINKIKKK; from the coding sequence ATGAATAAAAAATATACAATATTAATTGATGGTCACTCTTATTTATATCGATCTTATTATGCACTTTCACATATAAAAAACAAAAAAAATGAATATTCAGGAGCAATATATGGTTTTATAAAAATGATAAATTTAATTATAAAAAATTATAATCCTAAAAAAATATTAATAATATTTGATTCTAAAAAAAAAAAAAATTTTAGAAAAAAAATATTTAAAAAATATAAATCTAATAGAAAAAAAATGCCAAAAAAATTAATACAACAATTCAAAAAATTATGTAAAATTCTTACTTATTTTAGAATACAAATAATTATTTTACCTAATACAGAAGCAGATGACATCATAGGAACTATTACAAAAAAAGAAAAAAAAAAAAATAAAATATTAATTATAAGTAATGATAAAGATTTCATGCAATTAGTAAATAAAAAAATAAAAATAATTCGAAATTTTAAAAAAAAACCAATTAATATTAAAAAAGTAATAAAAATATATGGAGTAAAACCAAAATCCATCATTGATTTATTTGCTTTAATAGGAGATAAAGCAGATAATATACCAGGTATAAAAGGAATAGGTAAAAAAAAAGCATTATTTATTTTAAAAAAATTCAATTCATTAAATTATATATATAAAAAAAAAAAAAAAATTAAAAAATTAAAATGTAAAAAAACTATAAAAATAATAAAAAAAATAATAAAAAATAAAAAAAAAATAAAACTATTTAAAAAATTAATAAAAATTAAAAAAAATATAAAATTTAAAATAAAAATAAAAAAATTTAAAATATCTAATATTTTAATAAAAAAAATTAAAAAAATATTTAAATATTACAATTTTAAAACATGGGTGAAACAAATAAATAATAAAACATGGCTTAAAAAAAAAATTAACAAAATTAAAAAAAAATAA